The genomic DNA CCACGACGCAGAACCCGAGAGGCAGCAGGAACGTCAGGTTGAGCGGCATGAAGTGCGTCAGCGGTCCGATGACGGCCGGGCCGGCGAGCATGCCGAGATAGCCCAGGCCGGCGACGCGCGAGACGTTCGTTCCGGCGGCGCTCGGATCGGCGTGGCCGGCGGCGCTGAAGAGCTGGGGGATGCAGCCGGACAGCCCGGCCCCGAACACGGCCCAGCCGGCCAGGGCCAGTGGGATCCACGTGGAGAAGGTGGCCGTCGTCAGTCCGACCGCGGCCAGGGCCGCCCCGTAGCGGAGGATGGCCACCGGCCCGAAGCGCATGGCCACTCGGTCTGCCAGCAGTCGGCCGATCGTCATGGCGGTCGAGAACGCACCGTAGGCGAGAGCGGCGACGGCTGCGGAGGCGTTCAGGACATCCCGCAGATGCAGAGTGCTCCAGTCGTTGGCGACGCCTTCGCAGAGCATGAGCATCAGCGCGAGCGCGCCCAGCGCCCAGATGCGGCGGGACGGCCGGTGCGCCGGCTTCGTCACGCCGGCGGGAGCCTCCGCGGCAGGCGCGGGGGTGTGCTCGGCGGGCAGGAGCCCGCGGGCGGTGAGCGCGGCGACGGCGATACCGAGCGCGGCAACCGAGCCGAGGGTCACCGCCGGGCTCCAGCCCCAGCTGAGCGTGCGTGCGCCGAGCAGCGCGGCAAGGACGCCGCCGATGGAGAACGTGGCATGGAAGGCGGACATGACGGGGCGGCCGTAGCCCCGTTCGACCTGGATGGCGTGGGCGTTCATGCTGACGTCCAGACAGCCGTTGCCGAGTCCGAGCAGCGCAAGTGCCGCTCCCAGCGTCCACGCGTCCACGGCCAGGCCCGGCAGGATCACGGCTGCGCTGCACAGCGCCGCGCTCAGCGGTACGACGGTGCGGGCACCCCACCGATCGGTGAGCGGGCCGGTGATCCGCATCCCCACGAAGGCTCCCGCGCCGAGGAGCAGCAGCAGCCAGCCGAGCACGGCGTGACTGATGCCCACGTGGCGCTCGACGGCAGGGATGTGGACGACCCACATCCCCAGGACGAAGCCGTTCAGGGCGAAGTAGGCGGTAGTGACCAGTCGGCCGGTCCGCAGCGATCTCTCCATGTCGACGAACATAACGAACATCTATGATGTTTGAAAGATTGTATTTCGAACATCAATGGTGTTCTATTGTTGATGTGGCGAGTACGGATCGACTGAGACGGATCACCGAGGCGGTACGCGACGCGGGCAGCGCCGGCGTGGCGGAGCTGGCTGCACTGACGGGTGCGTCGGAGATGACCATCCGCCGTGACCTGGAGACCCTGGCCGAGCAGGGCGTCCTGGAGCGGTACCGCGGAGGAGCGAGGAGTCTGCTGCTGCGCGGCGACGAACCGCCCTTCGGGCTGCGGGCGACGGAGGGACTGGAGGCCAAGCGGCGCATCGCCTCCGAGGTCGCCGGGCTGATCGCCGACGGGGAGTCCGTGGTCCTCGACAGCGGCACCACCTGCCTGGAGGTGGCCCGGGCGCTGGAGCACCGGCGCCTGACGGTCATGCCGCTCTCCCTGCACGCGGTGAACGCACTGACCGGAGCGCCGGAGCTCACACTGCTGGTGCCGGGCGGCCGCCCCCGGCAGGGCGAGCTCGCGCTCACCGGCCCGCTCGCCGAGGCATCGCTGGCCGCCCTGCGTTTCGACACCGCGGTGATCGGTTGCTGCGGACTGAACGCGGCGAACGGCCTGACCGCGTACGACTTGGACGACGCCGCCACCAAGCGGGCCGCGATCGCATCGGCCCGCCGGGTCATCGCGGTCACGGACGGCGCGAAGTTCTCCCGTACCGCCCTTGCCTTTGTCGCGCCCGCCACCGCACTGCACGCCGTGGTCACCGACGAGTCCGCGCCGGAGGAAGAAGTCGACGCACTGGCCGCGGCGGGCGTGCACGTGCGGCAGGTGTGACCTGGCCACGAGCCGTACGGCACCCGCCCCCTCGCTCGGGGGACCCCGTGCGAGGCCGCACGTCCCGCAATGAACTGCCATGGCGTCCTGTGGGGGAGGCGGCGGCGCTGCGTCAGTCCTTGCCGTCCTCCGCCACCGCGGATTCCGCTGCGGCGGCGGCCGATTCCGCGGCATCCACGAGCTTCTTCATGCGGGTGACCTCTGCAGGGCCGGTGGTCACGGGACGGTCCACGCTTTCGCTGCCCTTCCTTGCGCTGCCCTGACCGCAACCGGTGGCGGCGGTGAGAATCAGGAGGGCGGCCGCGACAGCGGCGGCGCTGCGGGCCATCACTTCTCGCTCCCCTTCTTGTCGGCCTTGCACCAGGTCTTGACCGTCGCCAGGTCCTTCTGGCGCTTCTCGAGGGTGGGAACGAGGGAGCGGCGGAAGGTGAGTTTGTCGTTGAGGTAGGTCTCGATCTCGGTGTGACCGGCCGTCTTCGCGTTCTCCACTCGCTTCGCCAGCCGTGCGATGGAGCCGCGCCGCGTCGCGTCCGCGCCGAGGCGGTTCAGGGAGCGCTCAAGACGCTTTTCGATCTTCGGTACCCGCTTGCACAGCACGTGCGCTCCGTCTCCGGTCGGCGTGGCGTTCGGCGTCGCTGTTCCGCCCCCGGCCGAGGCCGTGCCTGCGGCGGCGAGCAGTGCGCCGACGGCGGTGAGAGCCAGGACAGCGGTCTTGGTGGTCCTCATGACGGTGTCTCCTCCGGAAGGGGCGCAGGTCCCATGTGCCCGCGCATGCGGAGAAGTTAGGAGCCGTCCTTGTGGAAACCTTGTGGGCGCCCGGCGGTTGTGATCAGCCAGTCCCGCTCGGCCGGCAAGGGGATGTCGGTCCGCCTGCTGTCTCGCACGGGGAGCCGGACCTCGATCCGCGTGCCCCGGCTGCCGGGGCAGTCCTGGATCCGGACGCGGCCTGTGTGCAGGGCGGTCTGTTGCGCGACCAGGGTCAGGCCGAGTCCGGAGCCTGGGCTGTCAGCACCGCGCTCGAAGCGACGGAACACGGCGTCACGCTGCGAAGGAAGGATGCCGGGGCCACGGTCGTCGATCGTCAGCACTGCTGTCGATCCCGTGGGGTGTCCGCCTGCTCGAAGGCCCAGTTCCACTCGTGCGCGTCCGTCCCCGCTCCGGCCGTGAACCAGGGCATTGGCCAGGAGGTTGTCGATGATGGTCCGCACCCCGGGCTCCCATGCGTGCACGCTCAGACGCGGCATGACCGGCACGGTGATCTCCGCCGTGGGATACCTGCGCCTGGCGTCGGCCACGGAGGCGTCGATCACTTCGGTGAGGTCCACCGGGCCGAAGGCATCGGCCTCGACCAGGTCGCCCCGTCCGAGCTCCCTGAGCATCACCAGCAGACCCAGCAGCCGCGCGTGCTCGGCCTGGAGATCTCCCAGGACCTCGTCCCGGTCCGCCGATGCGAGGTCGGGATGGTGCGCGAGGATCTCCAGGTTCGTCTGCATGCTCATCAGCGGGGTGCGCAGTTCATGGGCCGCGGCGGCGGCGAACGACCGGGCGGTCGTCAGGGCTTCCGTGGTCCGCGCGGCCTGTTCGTCGTAGCGCGCCAGCACGGTCTGCAGAGTCCGGGCCAGGTCGTCCACCTCGATGACCCCGGTCCGTGTGTGGTCGAGCCTCGCCGCGTCCACCCTCGGATCGAGGCCGCTGGTGCGCTGTTGCAGTCGGCGCAGCGGGCGGCCGGCCCGTGAGGCGACAGCCAACGCCATCAGACCGGACGTCACGGCTGCCAGCAGCGCCACGGTCACCACGCGTCGGCGTACGAGAGCCAGTTGGTCCTTGCTCGCGGTGTCGGGGGAGAACAGCCACAGTGTGCCCCGGACGCCGGGGCGCGAGCCCTGCACACGGACCGACAGCACCCGCCAGCTCCTGGCCCCGTCCTCGACGGTGACCGGCGTCCGTGCACGGGTCGGCAGGGGCACGGAGGCGTCGGGCTGCGGGCCGCCCGAAACGGTGCCGTGCGGTCCTGTCAGCCGGATGCCGACATCCAGACCGGAGGCGTACAACTGCCGCTCACGGGCCTGCTCGACCGCTGCGGGACGGTCGGCAGCGGTGACCCGCAACAGTTGGCGGGCGTTCACGGCGGCTGCGTCGGCGCGCTCTCGTAGATGAGCGTCCTGCTCGGCGTGCAGGTCATGGGCGACCAGCAGGAGCAACAGCCATCCCGCCGCCAGCACCAGCACCGGCACGGTGGCACCGACGGCGAGCGCAATGCGCGTGGCCAGCTTCACGCGTTCCCACCCCCGCTGTCCGGGCGCAGGACGAAACCGACTCCCCGCACGGTATGGATGATCCGCGCCCGGCCGCCGTTCTCGAGCTTGCGCCGCAGATAGCTGACGAAGGTGTCGACGGCATCTGTACGCACCTCGACGTCGTAGCCCCAGACACGCTCCAGCAACTGGTCCCGGGTGAGTACGATCCCCGCATTGCGCGCGAGGACCTCCAGCAGCTCGAACTCGCGCCGGGTCAGTGCCAGCAGCTCGCTGTCCAACCATGCCTCACGGGAGGCCGGTTCCAGCACCAGACGGCCGACGCGGACCGTGTCCGTGTTCCTGGGCGGCCGCCGGCGTAGCAGAGCATCCAGCCGCAGTACCAACTCCTGCAGCGAGAAGGGCTTGATCAGGTAGTCGTCGCCACCCGCCTGCAGCCCGGCGATGCGGTCCGCCGTCTCGTCCAGCGCCGACAGCATCAGCACGGGCAGGTCGTTGCCGTCCTCGCGCAGGGCCCGGCACACCTGGATTCCGTCGAGATCGGGCATGGAAATGTCGAGGACGACCACATCGGTCCGTTCCCGGCGCACATGGGCCAGAGCGGGCCGCCCTCCTCCGGCAAGGACTACCGCGAATCCGGCCAGCCGCAGTCCCCTCTCCAACGAACGCCGGATCGCCGGGTCGTCGTCCACCACCAGCACCTGTCCGCGACCGACGCC from Streptomyces sp. NBC_01707 includes the following:
- a CDS encoding MFS transporter → MERSLRTGRLVTTAYFALNGFVLGMWVVHIPAVERHVGISHAVLGWLLLLLGAGAFVGMRITGPLTDRWGARTVVPLSAALCSAAVILPGLAVDAWTLGAALALLGLGNGCLDVSMNAHAIQVERGYGRPVMSAFHATFSIGGVLAALLGARTLSWGWSPAVTLGSVAALGIAVAALTARGLLPAEHTPAPAAEAPAGVTKPAHRPSRRIWALGALALMLMLCEGVANDWSTLHLRDVLNASAAVAALAYGAFSTAMTIGRLLADRVAMRFGPVAILRYGAALAAVGLTTATFSTWIPLALAGWAVFGAGLSGCIPQLFSAAGHADPSAAGTNVSRVAGLGYLGMLAGPAVIGPLTHFMPLNLTFLLPLGFCVVAVCSARILRSPHAAPSRLQAEAA
- a CDS encoding DeoR/GlpR family DNA-binding transcription regulator; translated protein: MASTDRLRRITEAVRDAGSAGVAELAALTGASEMTIRRDLETLAEQGVLERYRGGARSLLLRGDEPPFGLRATEGLEAKRRIASEVAGLIADGESVVLDSGTTCLEVARALEHRRLTVMPLSLHAVNALTGAPELTLLVPGGRPRQGELALTGPLAEASLAALRFDTAVIGCCGLNAANGLTAYDLDDAATKRAAIASARRVIAVTDGAKFSRTALAFVAPATALHAVVTDESAPEEEVDALAAAGVHVRQV
- a CDS encoding sensor histidine kinase is translated as MKLATRIALAVGATVPVLVLAAGWLLLLLVAHDLHAEQDAHLRERADAAAVNARQLLRVTAADRPAAVEQARERQLYASGLDVGIRLTGPHGTVSGGPQPDASVPLPTRARTPVTVEDGARSWRVLSVRVQGSRPGVRGTLWLFSPDTASKDQLALVRRRVVTVALLAAVTSGLMALAVASRAGRPLRRLQQRTSGLDPRVDAARLDHTRTGVIEVDDLARTLQTVLARYDEQAARTTEALTTARSFAAAAAHELRTPLMSMQTNLEILAHHPDLASADRDEVLGDLQAEHARLLGLLVMLRELGRGDLVEADAFGPVDLTEVIDASVADARRRYPTAEITVPVMPRLSVHAWEPGVRTIIDNLLANALVHGRSGDGRARVELGLRAGGHPTGSTAVLTIDDRGPGILPSQRDAVFRRFERGADSPGSGLGLTLVAQQTALHTGRVRIQDCPGSRGTRIEVRLPVRDSRRTDIPLPAERDWLITTAGRPQGFHKDGS
- a CDS encoding response regulator transcription factor, translated to MNGVGRGQVLVVDDDPAIRRSLERGLRLAGFAVVLAGGGRPALAHVRRERTDVVVLDISMPDLDGIQVCRALREDGNDLPVLMLSALDETADRIAGLQAGGDDYLIKPFSLQELVLRLDALLRRRPPRNTDTVRVGRLVLEPASREAWLDSELLALTRREFELLEVLARNAGIVLTRDQLLERVWGYDVEVRTDAVDTFVSYLRRKLENGGRARIIHTVRGVGFVLRPDSGGGNA